TTTTCATCAAACTCTTTGTTAGAATCacctatggaaaaaaattaacattttgcatCAAATAAAGCTCTGCCCTCCTGTCATTAGAAGTCGTACTGAGCAGTGAAACTACCAATATGGCATTTGCAGTTACTTTAACATGGCTTTCCTATCCCAATTGGAACGTTTGATTCAAGAGGCATGAGTTcgattttcaaatgaaaagaaaaaaattgcaaataaaggTGATTACATTGATGGCATATTCCCTATTTcattaggaaatataaaatacattcataaaGGTCTCACTCGGATCAGGGGTACAGATACCAACTGGAAATTACTGGAGTCTTCATTACACAGTATTACTACTTTCCAAATTTAATCTTCATACTGACAACTGGACCACATTTATTGAAGTAAGAGTGTTAAATCCATCAGTAATGAAACTAAGTTTTAAGACTGAGGGCTGGGAACAGCAACTTTAACCAAATAGCAGTTAGATACATCAAGAGAAGTTATCTTTCAACAATGTGCTATCTCTTGTAACTTCTGGggctaacatttgaaaattaatgacTTTGCTTTTCTAGATTAAAAACTGGGGAAATAAGGTTTAAATCTGCCACTTCCACCTCACACCTGGAATTTCAAATGGGGCTTTGACATTCACGTCTTTCTTTTGTGTCTGTATTTTTAAGGTAAAcgtggttgtttttttcttttttccttttctacaaacaatctcccctcctcctccccggtCCCACCCACAAACCCATAATCCAGTTTATTCAATGGGAATAGTTCAGTTTAGGAAGACAGCTAATTGATTTACAGTACTCTAAAACCAACCCTGAAAACTGGTAATCTCATTCATTTACTATAACTTTAGTGCTGTTATTGACAGAAAAAAAGTTACCTTAAGGCTCAAGGGAAAGTAACTTATTAAATTGTGAATGCAGCATTGTTTACTCTCCCATCCATTGGAAGCTAGCAAAATGCATTCTTGATCAATAATACAAACTTCCTAACATTAGCAAAGATCTCTATTCATCTTACACAGAGTTAGAACAATATTCATAAGCAAATTATCTAGGGGAGCCTGAGAAACCATGATCCACATCACACAAAGATTCCATGTTATTTCATGATCAAAAAGTGCTTTATCTTTGAGAAATATGTcagttaaaatggaaatatacaaTGTAAAAAATCACTTGACACTTTCTCAGGTGAAGTACAAAGTGGAAAAGAGCAAAAAGATGGGAGGCTCTGCTCTCTGAACAGGCCCTATGCATGGGACTCTTAGggtatacaaaattaaaattgttttaaaagttaacagTGGAATTTTACACCACCATATATATTCTAAAACCTGAGATTGGACATCAAAGCAGTCAACTTTGTTACTTATCAGAGCAATTCTGATACTTCCTAAAAAGAGAAGACAACTCAATTGAATCAATAACTCCGGGGTCAAAAACAGTAACTTTCCCCAATTAACAAGGAGACAGATCACAAACGCATTAGGTACTAAGAGTGCTGTAGAAATGACTCTCGGCAAACGAGTCATTTTTACATAAGAAAAAgtcacttctctccttccccttctcactGATCAAGGCCACactattttcaaatgaatatcTACTGAGAGATCAGTTGTGCATCGGACAAAGTACCATAATCaggttaaaaatgaaaacaaaatttacagtGAAGAATACCTATGTGCATGGCTTACACACTCAAGCTTCTCCTCAATTTCATCCACCTCAAAAGCAAGGCAGACACAGTTTACCTTTTAACACCTTGTGTAGGGCACATCCTGTGCCCTGTAAAGCCAGTCAAGGTCACGTTTAACAAAGCATCCTCAGCAACTACAGTGCCTGCAGTGTGCAGCCATTTACAGACCACTCAATATGAGGGCATTATTATAACCAGCCTCTTTTGCCCACAACCCTGCGTTTTTCAGATAAGCCAggataattgttttgttttgagaaaaatgaagcttgAATCTCTTAAAAAAGACCTGCAATTTATTGCAAAGTGATCGAGAGGTAACAAAGGAAGCAGCAGGTTACCGGCTGCCTGCACCAAAGCCTTGCGATCATTTTGCAGTAAATAATTATGGAAAGTGACTTGACAAGTAGCCATGTGAGTGTCACGGCTACAGTCATTTATACCACCTACATGCCTCCCACAGTAACATAGGGTGTCTGGGTTTTTGATTTGGTTTCACTTTGATTTTTTGGTGCCATACAGATTTACATTTTGTACTGTGCAGCATATGCACTGAAAACTTTCTCTGCTGACTACAACTGCCATTCTACTTGAATGACAGTCAGGGACAATAGAAACCAGAAGGGAAGAGTGGTGTCTCACCACAGATTTTTGCTCTTTTCGctgtttctaaaatttgattTCTCATGTTCTGTAACGGCAATAGTTTGAGAAACAAACATTTTACCAATTATGTGACAAGGAATTTTAGTTCCATACTTCTCAGGAATATGACTACTTTGAACACATGATTAGCCGGGATGTTTGCCAAAGTTGAAAAACAGCCCTAAATCATTGTTCACAGTAGTGgctgaaagacaaaacaaacaaaaaaaaagggtttCCCATAGTCTGTACAATGCCGTTTTCTGACTGGAATCTACAAAGATCATTTCCTGTAATCAGCAATAATTATGAATGAGTTCTGAAAGATAGCCTGttaatataaactttttaaacaaaCCACACACCAAAAGTGTAGTCTCTGTGCTTTGCAGATTTCTATTGTCCCTAGTGACCGGAATGAGGATGAGTGAATGCTACAATTAATCCACATCCTCCTGTAATCTTCCTGCAGTGAGAAGAGAGGCCATGGACCACCCCcctgcaggaaaaacaaaccttTGAGATTGGTTAAGACTTAAAAACCCACCACTATGACATTTACCACTTAATCTTACATAGGCAGgtcaaaattttaatataaattactttttccaACACATAGCTTATGCattctttgctcctttttttgGAGGATTCTCAAATTGTTATCTAAAGATTTACATATGATATATTACTGTTATATGGTCTAATGACTAAGAAAATTTCTCTGGTAACCAAAGCTGATGCCATATATGGTAGTGTTCTTGGCATATACTCTATATGCCTCAGACCACTTCCACATTCTTTCTATTCAGCTAATTATAGCTTAGTAGCCACTGGTGAAGGATTGTGAAGACCTTGTCATTTCTACAGAATAGAAAGGCAAGGCTAGTTACTGCAATTCAgccaaacaaaaggaaaagaaaaaagaataaaccaacCCCTTAAAAAGGAGAGGTACTGCACCTTTGCAAAATTGAACTGGCTCACTGCAGCTGAGCAACAGAACCACCTCTGAAGCAAGAAAACAAGTTGGTCTATACAGGAATTGtacatgttttgaaaatgaaaatgttacagCAATCAACTATGAGCTGCAACCTTAATTTTCATTGCTGCCTCAGAGTTTGAAACTTAAACAGTTTCTGCAAACCTAATAATGCTAGCTTCTCAGCTCCTTTACTAAAACTATTTAGGGATTTGTTCTCCGcagcaaagaaataaacactCAAAACACATAGGTAAATACAGCAGGACATTATTGAAAACAGCTGCCTTGTAGTACAAAATACAGTACAAGTATACAGATGTcattaaaacatcaaaaatactaTTGCTCCCATACAATTTAGGAAACATTCTTTGCAAcggagaaaaatttttaaaaaagaaaagctttaaaaaaatctgtttaaaaagtCTACTGTGGATGAATGAGAGTAGAGAAATAGTCTGAAAAGGGCACCAATGTTTGTGGCtcttccactgttttttttttaaatctaagatcCAATATTCTGAATCAtagtctaatttttttaaaaaaagcctaaTTTTATATACACAATTATTTCCCTCCCTCTCAGCCACAATTCATGAAAACGATTTTTGTATATTACCTATTTCCcaataaatacaaaaagattGTATAGGATGAATaccaaaataagataataaaaaggGTATGCAATAAATTAAAAGGCAGCTCAAATAAAGGGCAGGCAtgcagttaaaacaaaaaaatactaagaTTGTGGAGGTGGGGTTACTTGCCTCCTGGTTGAGAAAGTGTCGCACAAATACCTGAAGACTTTGGAAAGAACGTTAGCTCCCATTCAATTCAAAGTTACCTAGGTCTATGACATTTCTAGGAATACCTTTTGATGGGGCGGGATTAACTTGATTAGTAAAAATCATacttaaaatccatttaaaatatagaagaggCGATCCTTGAAAACCCCAACTTTTATTCTTGAAAGACAGCTGGATAAACTGGCAAAAGCCAGTTTGTTGAAATTTCAAGATGGTATAAAAATGCTTCCAGAATATGGTCAGCATATTCACGTCCACCTCAGCTCCATTCGGATGGATTTCAGCTTCCAAAGGGCACGCTGCTTGAATGACTCATCCGTCATTTGCCAACTTCTGATTGTGAGGTACTGATACAATGGATCAAgttcttaaaaattcattttaaaagaataaatgatgctggaattCTGGACCTGAGGATCTTTTTAGTATTTGAACAAATCCACAGATTAAACTGAAGGTAGATGAAGACTTCAGTTTTGGTTATATCCAACTTTTCTGTGAGGACGTATATTCCATTAAAGCTCAGGCTTGTAGCCACACTGTTCCTTTTGTAGATACCTTCAAGTTTTCTGGTTTAAAATCCAGCCAACCAGTGGCCGAAACAGCCGAATTAGCCACAATTCACTGGCTCGCACGGTGGAGCCACAGGGATCTGGCTCTCATTCATATTTAAGCCATTTCTTGGTAATGACCTCCATATTTGGAGATCGGGGAAGAACTTTAGTGAGCAGCAACCAATCCACTCAAACAGTTTTCCTTGTGCTTTATGCCCGATTTCTTCATGTGCCTACCTCAGCAACCCCCAATGTAAAACTGCtcttttatctttgaaaaaaatttgccaactttaaaaacattatagTAATGGATTCTAGTTCAAGGATTGACATCTGAATCCATTTGCATCCCGGTAAACAATTCTGCAGACAAGACATGGGCCTTGGTCCAGGTTCCATGCAAaaccattttaaacaaaatagatCCAATTTGTTTCTGTATTCCCTGGTGGCTTCTTGAATTCTTATTTCACCCCGCCCATGATTATTTAAAGTTGCATTCCTTTTCTTGAAACCTGTACCCTCAAAACTGGGTAACTGTAAAGGCCTCTTTCTTCTCAAGGTTTCCACGAAAATCTAGATCCAAAATGCTGATTTCAATGGGGGTGAAGGGATAGACACTGCAACAGTGAGGTCTGGAAAGACCTTTAGACCAGGTTACCCAGGTACAACGTAAATTCAGCTAGATCTGGGTAACTCAGAGGTGTTCCTTGGCCTATGTGCAAGGATCTATCCCATTCAGGGTTATACTGACGGGCTTAGGAAcctttgttgggaaaaaaatagaagctgAGGCTTTTTCTCAGGTGAGGAGATGCTACCGTCCTCTTTGCAGGTTGCTGTCAATTCCTTGGAACTTTACTGCTTTTCTCTAATTGTCTGTGACTGTTCACTTACGGTTACTTCTCTTAATTaactatattatttaaatttttgttttctcctctgggGCCTCCCCGTCTTCCCCTGCACTAGCTCACTGGGGATGAACAGGAACGGGAGCTCTCTGGCCAAGAGGacggtggtggggtggggaggcccgTAGGGAAGCTGCGCGTTTCAATCCTcatccacctcctctccctctgacTCGTCCCCGCCGCGTCGCTCATAAAGCTTATCCCTCTGCCGCTCCTGGATCTCTTTCATCTCATCCGCATACCGACAAAAGGCGCCCCCGAACTTGCCCCAAGCCTTGAAGGGAACAGTGATGGCGTTGCGGTAGGATGGCTTCACCTCGCTCACGCGCAGGAACACTCCGTACTTGTTGCAGCCCACGTCGAAGAAGAAACGCTTAGAGTCCACCGTGATGGAGGTGCCTTCCGGAAGCTCCCCGTACAGGCCGCCCCCGGGGCCCCCGGCGCCGCCGCCCGGGCCCCCAGCCAGCTCGTCGTCCTCGCCGCCGTAGTCGTCGATGAGCTTGGCCAGCGCGTCGCGGAACTCGATGAGGCCCTGCGCGGGCAGCGCAATGGTCTGGCCGCTCTGCAGGCCGCCAGGcccggggccgccgccgccgcggttGACCGTCTGGCGGATGCGCAGGAAGCGGCCGCGCTGGTTCTCCTTGAGGTCCAGGTAGTACTTGCGGTTCTCGCGTACTAGGAACTCGCTCTTGAGAGCGCGCCGCGGCCCACCGCCCTCCTCGGCGCCCGCCGCCGCTGCCACCTGCTCGGGGCTGCTGGGGCCCAGCTGCGCGTAGTGCTCGATGAAGTCGCCCAGGTAGTCGCGGAACTCGGCGGCCACCGCCATGGACAGCGTGAGGCGGCTCTTGGAGCCGCCCGCGCCCACCTCGGCGATCTTGAGGAAGCGGCCCTTGGCGTTTTGCTTCACGTCCAGGTAGAAGCGTTTGTTCTGGATGTCCAGCCGCTTCGAGGCCAGCTCCTGGGTCTCCTGCTCGCCGCCGCCGCGGGACGCGGGCTGGAAGCCGCCGGGCCCGCCACCGCCACCGCGCTCGCTGCCGCTGTCGCCGTCCGCCATCTtctcggccgccgccgccgccgcgcccaggccgccgcccgccgcccgccgcgctCGTGCCCCCGCCCTCCGCCCTGCGGCTCGCTCTCCGGGGCCCCCCAGCCTCGCCCGCCGGCCCGCTCACGCGCTCCCGCTGCTCATCGCCGGCCGCCGCCGCCAACCCCCATCGCCCCCGCGTCCCGCCCCGCCACTTCCGCCGGGCCCGTTTCCGGCGCGCGCCTCCGTGACgccaccccgccccgcccaccaCGTCCTCGCTGCCGGAAGCGCCGGGCGGTGAGGCTGCGGGTCGTCGGGCAGTGACGTCACGGGCCTGTCGGGGGCACCCGGGGTCCCCGCGGGGTACGCTGGGAAGGAGCGCAGTGGCGCTTGGAGGCGACGGAAACAGTCCGCTCcttgtttgtggtggtggttttacaGCTGTGCCAAAACTCATTGAAACGTATGCTTTGAATAAATGCGGTTTATTCTAGAGAAATTATACCTAAATGCAGTTACTATTTGTAGACAAAGAGGAATTAAAGGAGGGAGGATTTGGGGGTCATATGCATTCAAAAGAAAACTAACTTTACAGGATTGCTGGACAGTAATACATGAATGATATTTAGCTTAATACCTGAATTACAGTGAGCGCTCAATAAATGTGGACTCACCGTTAGTTCGTGGAATTCCTGTCATAGTTCTTGGAACATACATGATGCCATCATCGCCATCACAAGAACATAAAAAATGAGTCCTGAACTAAGCAGTGGTAGTGGAGATGAAGAGCCTAGGAAAGGACTTGACTTACCCAACACCTGTGTACAAGGACTGACAGCCGTTTACACGTTAACTCAGAAGAATACGTTTCATATGTTACATTGGAGAAATAGGAAtggatttaaaaaggaaaaaatacggCTTTCCATGAGAGGAGGTGTGCGCTGAGAGTCACTCTGCCTGGGTCTGAAGACCATACTAGCTGTGCGATCTTGGGCATTTCACTTAATCTCTAAGTCCCAATTGCCTCACTTGCTAAAAGGGAATAATAGTGCCTATTTGTGGGGTTGCTGTAagaatttaatgagataatgcacataaagCACATAACCTGGAACAGAAGAAAACACCCCCCAGATATTTAATCACTCTTGCTCTTGTTCCATAAAAAGATCCAACcaaacaaaatcagaataatagcTATCAACCAAACACAGGAGAGTCCAAGGGAGAACATCAAATCTGGGGCCTTGAACATTTCAATCTTGGAGAGGATCTGGACATTTCAAATGCCTAGGGAAGGAATGTGATGCCAGGCATCACTTGGCCTTCCTGGAAGATATCATGAAAGATGCCTACTTCTCTTATTTCTTGCTAATGAAACTACTTGCCTGCATTGGGGGACCTCAATACTCAGTTCATGTGAAGGACTCTGTATGCCCTGTTCATTCCTTATCAGTTTGGTTTTAAGGAGTCAAGTTCTATTTAATGAGTTAGATCTGTTGCTTTGCTTCCTTTGAGATTTCATTCTTGGCTTTTAAGCTTAGGATCTTCTCCCTTTTCATATATTTGACAATCACACATTTTTCAGACTTTCTATAGtttgagtttttaatatatgtgattatatcatatacttatatttttatgtttaactctAGTTTATCTAGATTATATTTTGGTGTATAGTATAaagtgaagaatctaaaaaatttcCTTCAATTGACCAATTGTCCCagtactatttattgaataaccCTTCAAGGACAGATCTCGACAGGTGGAGATGAATGTAGGTTATTTTGGGTAGAGGGAACATGTGTTCCCAGATGGCGAGAAGTCTGGTttggctggagcccagggtctGTGAGGAGGGGGTGGTGAAAAAAAGAGTTGAAGGCAGCTGAACCTGGCCCCACCGGGAAGGCCTTCATTTGTAAGCAGGAGATTGGACTTAAGTCAAGCAGGAGCCCCTGGAGCCATGTGAACAGGAGTGTGATGCCTCCCCTCTGCGCTTCAAGGAGGTGACCCATGGCAGAGGACAGCAGGGGTGGACTCAATTAGGAGGCAACAACCATGCTGCAGACCCAAGCCAGTGGGGACTGGAAGTGGCTAGCGGAGCAGGAAGGTGCCAATGGGGCCTCTGGAGCAGGAGAATGGTCAGGATTTAAAAACCAGACATGGGGACATAAGAGAGGAGTGAAGGACTGTTTTAGAGTGGTTGCTCTGAGTGACTATAGCCAAAGCTGTTGTTGGAAATGATCGCAGCACTGAACTGAAACCTCAGACATCCAGGTGCTGCAAATGTCAGGTGCTTCTCCCGCACGTAATTTACAATAAATGATGCACAACAGGAAGAGATGCTTTGATGTGGTTTTGGAATATCAAATTCTTTCCCCGGAAGTTTGTCACTTCATGGTGGCCTTAAGCACTTGCTGTGACTGCCTTTTGGCAAACGCAGCAAGAAAGAATGTGAGTCTTCAGTTTGAGGAGCCAACTGGATTCCGGAGGGGAGATGTCCAAACAGCTGTGGGACCCGCACAAGTGGAGTCAAGAAGGGGGGGCAGCAGCAGAAAGGCAGGACTGGGATCCACTAACAGACAGTGTGGATTTGACCTCAGCTCCTAGGAGGCTGCATAGAGAAAACAGGGACAGGAGAacaagatggggagagagaaaggccaAAGGATGGATGTCACAGTTCATACAGAACCTGCACGTACACTTCATACCCACCCTGGAAACGTGGCAAGAATCACAtagcgctttttttttttaatagctcttttttttaaactttttttctattttttttgagggggcaggtaattagatttacttgtttgtttttgtttttcagtggaggtactggggattgaacccaggacctcatgcatgctaggcacgtactctaccactgagctataccctcccccaagaagcACATAGCTCTTAAGAGATGGAGCAGAGACTGCAGCTCAAGCCTGCAATTCTAAATTCTGTCTTGGGCGATGCTATCTTTGGGGGCACATGGAAGCCATTTGTCACAGTGCAAATGAGGACAAAAATATGGTTTGAGGAGCTGCCTGGGTGACAGAGGGGATGGTAACTGGCCAAAAGAAGCACGAAGCTGCCTTGCCCAGAGAAACCTGAGTGGGCTCTGAGGCTGTTGGGGGTGCTGAGGGGGAATGGTTGTTGAGTGAGAGCCTGGAGTTGGCCAGGAGATGGGCACACAGGTagaggggctgggaggcaagAAGGCATCCTTTTGCTTGTGAGACCAGGGAGAGTGAAGGAGAGACACAGGAGCTTCTGGTGGAGAGAAGTTCTGAGCCATTCCTGCGTCTGCTGCAGGGCCCAAGAGTGGGGCCACGTGCTGAGGAGGCCATGAAGACCTGTGAGGGTTGGACGAGAATCCTTGAGCATCCAGGGATCCTGCTTAGGTCAGGGCAGAAGCGCGGTGCTTTCTCCAGCCTTTTGGAGCAGCCTGGAGtctgggcaggaggcagcagatggGAGTGGGCCTTGCCAGGGCTGAGGAGATCCATGAGGCAGTGGGGGACTGGGGCCGGTGTCCTCAGATGACCAGCACCTTCTCCTGATTTCAGgccaggagaagggggaaggggtcTGCCATTGTGGGTCACGCCTTTGTTTGCCTGTTACATTTCCTGTTAAGGTTAAAATtgaaactcacacacacacacacacacacacacacacacacacagcttgaAACTCACAGCACAGCTGAGCCATAGTCCTTCTCACCAG
The Camelus ferus isolate YT-003-E chromosome 7, BCGSAC_Cfer_1.0, whole genome shotgun sequence genome window above contains:
- the PURB gene encoding transcriptional activator protein Pur-beta, which codes for MADGDSGSERGGGGGPGGFQPASRGGGEQETQELASKRLDIQNKRFYLDVKQNAKGRFLKIAEVGAGGSKSRLTLSMAVAAEFRDYLGDFIEHYAQLGPSSPEQVAAAAGAEEGGGPRRALKSEFLVRENRKYYLDLKENQRGRFLRIRQTVNRGGGGPGPGGLQSGQTIALPAQGLIEFRDALAKLIDDYGGEDDELAGGPGGGAGGPGGGLYGELPEGTSITVDSKRFFFDVGCNKYGVFLRVSEVKPSYRNAITVPFKAWGKFGGAFCRYADEMKEIQERQRDKLYERRGGDESEGEEVDED